Proteins from a genomic interval of Capsicum annuum cultivar UCD-10X-F1 chromosome 4, UCD10Xv1.1, whole genome shotgun sequence:
- the LOC107868054 gene encoding probable pinoresinol-lariciresinol reductase 3, with translation MESNKSKILIIGVTGRLGFELAKASLNSFHPTLGLVRDSAFSDPNKSQKLHTLSAAGLTLIKGSLQDEDILLKALKQVDIVICAVSSKQVHEQKILISAIRRAGCIKRFLPSEFGADPDRTQVSDLDHNFYSRKSEIRRIIEAEGIPYTYVCCNFFTSILLPSLVQPGLKAPPRDEVSIFGEGTAKAVFIKENDVAAFAINTADDARTLNKAIYLRPKGNVYSMNELVGIWEGKIGKTLKKTYISEDELLKKIREIPYPENMELVFIYSVFVKGDQTYFSIESSGGLEGTQLYPQITYTTVSEFLDTLL, from the coding sequence ATGGAGTCAAATAAGAGCAAAATACTGATAATTGGAGTAACAGGCCGTCTGGGTTTTGAACTGGCGAAGGCCAGCCTCAATTCCTTTCATCCCACTTTGGGACTTGTCAGAGACTCAGCATTCTCTGACCCAAATAAATCCCAAAAGCTTCATACCCTTTCCGCAGCTGGCCTCACATTAATCAAGGGTTCATTGCAAGATGAAGATATCCTGCTTAAAGCACTCAAGCAAGTTGATATCGTGATTTGTGCCGTTTCATCTAAGCAAGTCCATGAACAAAAGATTCTGATTTCTGCTATCAGGCGTGCTGGTTGCATTAAGCGGTTCCTCCCTTCAGAGTTTGGGGCAGATCCTGACAGAACTCAAGTTTCTGATTTGGACCACAACTTCTACTCAAGAAAATCTGAGATTAGGCGTATCATTGAAGCTGAAGGCATTCCTTACACCTATGTGTGTTGCAACTTCTTTACAAGTATTCTCCTACCGTCACTTGTTCAACCAGGTTTGAAAGCCCCTCCAAGAGATGAAGTCAGCATATTTGGCGAGGGAACTGCTAAAGCTGTCTTTATTAAGGAAAATGATGTTGCTGCCTTTGCCATAAATACAGCGGATGATGCACGTACTCTGAACAAAGCGATATACCTGAGGCCAAAGGGAAATGTATATTCAATGAATGAGCTGGTAGGGATTTGGGAAGGAAAAATCGGGAAGACACTAAAAAAAACTTACATCTCTGAAGATGAACTCCTGAAGAAAATCAGAGAAATCCCATACCCTGAGAATATGGAGTTGGTTTTCATATACTCTGTGTTTGTTAAAGGAGATCAAACATACTTTAGCATCGAGTCTTCTGGTGGTTTGGAAGGGACGCAGCTAtatccacaaataacatacaccacaGTAAGCGAATTTCTGGACACTTTGTTGTAA